In the Rhabdothermincola sediminis genome, one interval contains:
- a CDS encoding class I adenylate-forming enzyme family protein: MEILTAAASEAQQRRVAGALRARGLRPGDRVALCTSSSAAMLSCILGALRTGIVPVVLNSSLLDHERHALLDDADPQLVVDDALLETLFDGPAVELAPYPLARPMHYTSGTTGRPKGVWSGLLDEADARQLVDEERELWHFEPSDRHLVCSPFHHSVAIRFGGGTLLAGGELIVLGRFEAAVALRAIDRLRPTTTFMVPAHLQRLFSAGGSPDLSCFRLLAHAGAPCPEPLKLAAIDAFGVDTVWEFYGSTEGQFSACSSREWLDRRGTVGRARPGRRLSIDDGGVVWCEVPRHARWEYWRDPARTALAWKGGAFTVGDLGRLDGDGYLYLDGRRDDLIISGGVNVYPVEVEQVLAQAPGVEQIAVFGVADERWGQRVCAAVVGDVDPGELSRFARSRLAAYKCPKQYLVVDELPYTASGKLRRSTLAVSLGLESEPPAGAAGATGATATPPAASRPAL; this comes from the coding sequence ATGGAGATCCTGACCGCGGCCGCGTCGGAAGCCCAGCAGCGGCGAGTCGCCGGAGCTCTCCGAGCGCGGGGGCTCCGGCCTGGTGACCGGGTCGCCCTGTGCACGTCGTCGAGCGCAGCGATGCTGTCGTGCATCCTCGGCGCGCTGCGCACCGGCATCGTCCCGGTGGTGCTCAACTCCTCGCTCCTGGACCACGAGCGCCACGCCCTGCTCGACGATGCCGATCCCCAGCTGGTGGTCGACGACGCGCTGCTCGAGACCCTGTTCGACGGCCCCGCGGTGGAGCTCGCTCCCTACCCGCTCGCTCGCCCGATGCACTACACCTCCGGCACCACCGGCCGCCCGAAAGGGGTCTGGTCGGGGCTGCTCGACGAAGCGGACGCCCGCCAGCTCGTGGACGAGGAGCGCGAGCTGTGGCACTTCGAGCCGTCGGACCGGCACCTGGTGTGCTCCCCGTTCCACCATTCGGTGGCCATCCGGTTCGGGGGTGGCACGCTGCTCGCCGGGGGCGAGCTGATCGTGCTCGGCCGCTTCGAGGCCGCCGTCGCGCTGCGAGCGATCGACCGGTTACGACCCACGACGACCTTCATGGTCCCCGCTCACCTCCAGCGGCTGTTCTCCGCTGGTGGATCGCCTGACCTGTCCTGCTTCCGGCTGCTGGCCCACGCCGGCGCACCGTGCCCCGAGCCGCTCAAGCTCGCCGCCATCGATGCCTTCGGCGTCGACACGGTGTGGGAGTTCTACGGGTCGACCGAAGGGCAGTTCAGCGCCTGCTCGTCCCGGGAGTGGCTGGATCGGCGGGGTACGGTCGGGCGTGCCCGGCCCGGCCGGCGGCTGTCGATCGACGACGGTGGCGTCGTGTGGTGCGAGGTCCCCCGCCATGCCCGGTGGGAGTACTGGCGGGATCCGGCTCGCACCGCGCTGGCCTGGAAGGGCGGTGCGTTCACGGTCGGCGACCTCGGCCGGCTCGACGGTGACGGGTATCTCTACCTCGACGGGCGGCGCGACGACCTGATCATCTCGGGTGGGGTCAACGTGTACCCGGTCGAGGTGGAGCAGGTCCTGGCGCAGGCGCCGGGTGTCGAGCAGATCGCGGTGTTCGGGGTGGCCGACGAGCGATGGGGGCAACGGGTGTGCGCCGCGGTGGTCGGCGATGTCGACCCCGGTGAGCTGAGCCGGTTCGCCCGTTCTCGGTTGGCGGCCTACAAGTGCCCGAAGCAGTACCTGGTGGTCGACGAGCTCCCCTACACCGCCTCGGGGAAGCTGCGGCGGTCCACCCTCGCGGTGTCGCTCGGGCTGGAGTCCGAACCACCCGCCGGCGCGGCAGGCGCCACCGGGGCTACCGCGACGCCTCCTGCAGCGAGTCGACCTGCGCTTTGA